A stretch of the Bacillus sp. B-jedd genome encodes the following:
- a CDS encoding ABC transporter ATP-binding protein: MIELQSITKTYTVGTEKIDVLKNVSVKIEDGEFVAIMGPSGSGKSTLMNIIGCLDKPSVGTYLLDGEDVSGYKEPDLAKVRNESIGFVFQQFHLLPRLTALKNVELPMIYAGVLAEERKERAEEALEKMGLGDRMDHLPNALSGGQKQRVAIARAIVNRPSLILADEPTGALDTKTSRTIMEQFQKLNGEGVTVIVVTHEPEIAEYANRTIMVRDGEIVPAVSVERKWDTPAQEWGDGG; encoded by the coding sequence AAAATGTATCTGTAAAAATCGAGGATGGCGAATTTGTCGCCATCATGGGTCCCTCGGGTTCTGGCAAGTCAACACTCATGAACATTATCGGCTGCCTAGATAAACCTTCCGTCGGAACGTATCTTCTTGATGGGGAGGATGTATCAGGCTATAAAGAACCGGATTTGGCCAAGGTCCGAAACGAATCGATCGGGTTTGTGTTTCAGCAGTTCCATCTGCTGCCACGGCTGACCGCCCTGAAAAATGTCGAGCTTCCAATGATTTACGCAGGGGTCCTGGCCGAGGAGCGGAAGGAACGTGCCGAGGAGGCGCTCGAAAAGATGGGGCTCGGGGACCGGATGGACCATTTGCCCAATGCGCTTTCAGGCGGCCAAAAGCAGCGGGTCGCGATCGCGAGGGCGATTGTGAACAGGCCCTCCTTGATTCTCGCTGACGAACCGACTGGCGCACTCGATACGAAAACAAGCCGGACGATTATGGAACAGTTTCAAAAGCTGAACGGGGAAGGGGTCACCGTGATTGTCGTTACCCACGAACCGGAAATCGCCGAATACGCGAACAGGACCATCATGGTCAGGGATGGGGAAATTGTTCCTGCCGTTTCCGTTGAACGTAAATGGGATACCCCGGCACAGGAATGGGGTGACGGTGGATGA